A genomic segment from Nicotiana tabacum cultivar K326 chromosome 7, ASM71507v2, whole genome shotgun sequence encodes:
- the LOC107799149 gene encoding uncharacterized protein LOC107799149, translating into MASLTVLLRHSGKWNDEGNYIDFSIEGILIKEYASFNDLVGSISNQLGIDLSTNTIKIQYNVEGNRTPMEIHNDMGYRVYVKLKKDNREFGMYPLCITTMEKELISGDGLNQGDIVQIDEAVQMYDSDTDDTLAIELANSGEAIGVFELHKDLIISKTNQKEVMAGQVYKDKATLKEVMKNYAIAQRFQFRVDRSNAVSYELICISEDCDWRFKASSINKSELFKVREFNDNHTCPLKDKVYEQWQASSSLISGIIRTKLTNHKRKYTPRDIIDDVKSDLGVDVSYMLAWRAKEKAMNFLRGEPADSYKKLPGYLYTMDKTYPGSHIRMEKSSKNEFMYVYISLYAFIRGFDHCRPIVVVDGSHLKSYYTGTFVSASTLDGAGHILPLAYGVIDSENDAAWTWFFEQFKIAYGVRENMCIVSGRNESIIKSVSRVYPDLLHCACIWHLWNNVYKKFKKSHTKLSEIYFSMAKAYTQTEFDSLMEKVEKVDIRVKEYLELVGYEKWARLYAPVNRGWTMTSNIVESINAALVSARELPIYDFLEEVRKMFGRWNCSNRKEATQTYKTLGKKYQEMLELNETMCTRMTVVPSTEYLYTVNDGGGNYTVCLLERKCVCGRFQIDELPCPHAWAVLKSKFLMPEEYCSSYYKPSTIVMTCDVPVYPLPNKNNWNIPEHVAEEVVLPPKWKRPPGRPKKKRDKNLSELLLPKNQHSCSICG; encoded by the exons ATGGCAAGCTTGACAGTTTTGTTGCGTCATTCTGGAAAGTGGAACGATGAGGGCAATTATATCGACTTTTCCATTGAGGGAATACTGATTAAGGAGTATGCTTCCTTTAATGATCTAGTTGGTTCAATTTCTAATCAACTGGGTATAGATTTGAGCACAAATACCATTAAAATACAATACAATGTTGAAGGCAATCGCACGCCAATGGAAATACACAATGATATGGGTTACAGAGTGTATGTAAAATTGAAAAAAGATAACAGAGAATTTGGGATGTATCCTCTGTGCATTACAACTATGGAAAAAGAGCTTATCTCCGGAGATGGTTTAAATCAAGGCGACATTGTGCAGATAGACGAAGCAGTTCAAATGTATGATTCTGATACAGATGATACACTAGCTATAGAACTTGCCAATTCAGGAGAAGCGATTGGAGTGTTCGAACTCCATAAGGATTTGATAAtttcaaaaactaatcaaaagGAGGTTATGGCTGGACAAGTGTATAAGGATAAGGCTACATTGAAAGAGGTGATGAAGAATTATGCTATAGCTCAAAGGTTTCAATTCCGTGTTGATCGGTCTAATGCTGTCAG CTATGAATTAATATGTATTTCAGAAGATTGTGATTGGAGGTTTAAGGCTTCAAGCATTAACAAATCGGAATTATTCAAGGTGAGAGAATTCAATGACAACCATACATGTCCGCTGAAGGATAAAGTGTACGAGCAGTGGCAGGCTAGTAGCAGCCTTATAAGTGGTATTATAAGGACAAAGCTTACAAACCATAAGAGGAAATACACTCCGAGGGACATTATTGATGACGTGAAATCAGATCTAGGTGTTGATGTTAGCTACATGTTGGCGTGGAGGGctaaagaaaaggcaatgaattTTCTTAGAGGTGAACCGGCTGATTCATACAAAAAATTACCAGGATACTTATATACAATGGATAAGACATATCCAGGTTCTCACATAAGAATGGAAAAATCGTCAAAGAATGAATTCATGTACGTGTATATATCATTGTATGCATTTATAAGGGGGTTTGATCATTGTAGACCAATTGTTGTAGTGGACGGAAGTCATCTAAAATCCTACTACACCGGGACATTCGTTTCTGCAAGCACGTTGGATGGTGCAG GTCATATATTGCCACTAGCATATGGTGTTATTGATTCAGAGAACGATGCTGCTTGGACgtggttctttgagcaattcaagatagCATACGGTGTAAGGGAAAACATGTGCATTGTTTCGGGTAGAAATGAGAGCATCATTAAATCTGTATCGAGAGTATATCCGGATTTACTGCATTGTGCTTGCATATGGCATCTATGGAATAACGTATAcaagaaattcaaaaagagtCATACCAAGTTGAGTGAGATATACTTCTCGATGGCAAAAGCATACACACAAACTGAATTTGATAGTCTGATGGAGAAGGTTGAGAAGGTAGATATTAGGGTGAAAGAATACTTAGAGTTAGTTGGTTACGAAAAGTGGGCTAGGTTGTATGCACCTGTTAACAGGGGATGGACAATGACGTCAAATATCGTTGAGTCAATCAATGCAGCACTAGTTTCAGCAAGGGAATTGCCAATATATGACTTCCTCGAAGAAGTTAGGAAGATGTTTGGTCGTTGGAATTGTAGTAACCGTAAAGAAGCTACTCAAACATACAAGACGCTTGGGAAAAAATACCAGGAAATGCTGGAGTTGAATGAGACCATGTGTACCCGTATGACT GTGGTACCCTCAACTGAATACTTATATACTGTTAACGATGGTGGGGGGAATTACACAGTCTGCCTGCTCGAGAGAAAATGTGTTTGTGGGAGATTCCAAATTGATGAATTGCCATGCCCACATGCTTGGGCTGTATTGAAGAGCAAGTTTTTAATGCCTGAAGAATATTGCTCTAGCTATTACAAGCCAAGTACAATTGTAATGACATGCGATGTGCCAGTGTACCCGCTACCGAACAAAAATAATTGGAATATACCAGAGCATGTTGCAGAGGAGGTTGTACTACCACCCAAATGGAAAAGACCTCCTGGAAGGCCAAAGAAGAAGCGCGACAAGAATTTAAGTGAATTGTTGTTGCCGAAaaatcaacattcatgtagcataTGTGGGTAG